Genomic window (Salinibacterium sp. M195):
GATGCCGATGGCTGCAGCGACGGACTGTTTCTTGCGCTCGAGCAGCTCGAGCGAGCGGGGTCCGGGGATCGCGGTGACGAGGTCGCGCTTCTGCGGAAGCGAGGGGCCGCCAACCGGGGCCGTAGGGGCGAGTGTGGAAGTAGTCATGGCCACCGATCCAATCTGTGGAGAAAAAGGGTGTTCTCCGAAGAGAACGTTTGGTTCAACCTAGTTCGCGGATGCTCGGCGCAACAGACACAGAGTGGCAATATTTGCAGCAATAGCTGACAGAATGGCAGCAGGAGGATTGCCATGCCCACACCCCTCACCGACGTGATCGCGACCGAGCGTCTCGCCCTGCGCCCGCTCACCGCCGCCGACACCTTCGAGCGCACCGTCACGTGGGTGCATAACTCCGATCTCGACGATCCAACGCCCTTCGTCACCGAGGGCCAATTGCTACTCACGACCGGGCGCCAATTCGTCGACACTGCCGACCCGGATGCCGTGCCCGACTTCGATTCCTACGTCGCCAGACTCGTCAGCGCCGGCGTCGCGGCGATCGGTTTCGGCACCGAAGTGATCACCCACGGAGTGCCCGCCGGCCTCGTCGCCGCGTGTTCCGCCGCCGGACTTCCGCTCTTCGAAGTGCCGTACCGCATCCCGTTCATCGCCATCAGCCGCCTCGTCGCCGACAACGAAGCCGAGCAAGCGCGCGCCGGCTTCGACCGCGCCCTCGCCGCCCAAAACGACATCGCCAGCGCCGCCGTCGGCAAAGGCCGTCTGCCCGCCGCAGCTGCCCGCGCCGCCGAGCACCTCGACTGTGGCGTGTGGATCTTCGACGCCGACGGCGAGCTCGTGAGCGACAGGTCCGAACCTCAGCGCGGCGGAAAAAGCAGCGTGAAGGCGGCGCGCGCGACTGCCGATCGCGCGACTGCCAGCCCAGCGGCCGCCAGCCGAACCGTGGATGCCGCCCCCGCCATCCGCCGCTCGGTCACGACTCTGCTGGGTCGGGCTCGTCGCGCGCGCGTCGTTGAGCAGTTGTCTGGCGAACACCGCGTGGTGCAAACTCTGGGCCCGAGCGGACGCTTGTGCGGGGCCATCGCGTGGTCGCGCGACACCGAATTTGGGGCACTCGACAATTCGGTGATGACGGTGTTGGCGGCGCTCGCGGAGGTGTCGCTCGAGCAGACCGAGAATTTGCGGGTGGGCCATCGGGCGATTTTGGAGCAGTTGTTTCAGCTGTTGAAGGATGGTCGGGTCGACAGTGTGCGGCGGGCGGTGCGGGTGGCGGGCATCGATTTGCCGGCGGAACGTTTTGCGGTAGCGGCGCTGGAGTTGAGTCAGACCACGGCGAGTGTTCGCGATGTACTCGAGCGTCGGGCAGCCCGCGCCGAGAGCACGTTCTTTGCGGTCGCCGACGGTCGGCACTTGCTGGTGCTGATCGATGCGAGCCAGCTGCGAGCCGAGAAACGATTCTTTGCCGCCAACGAACTCACCGTCGGGCTGTCGGCGGTGCTCGGCTGGAGCGAATTGACCGTCGCGATCACCCAAGCGGTGCGCTCGCTCGAAGCAGCGCCGGCCGCTGCGATCACCGAATTCGACAGCCTCGTCGGCGAGAGCTTTTTCGGTCTGCTGGCGTCGAGTTCGGTGGCCGATATTGCTCACGCTCGCCTCGCTAGCGTCATCGAATCTGCCGACGGGCTCGCGCTGCTGCGGGCCGCGCAAGTGTGGCTGCGGCACAACGGTCAGTGGGATCCGGCGGCACGGGAGTTGGGCATCCACCGGCACGGTCTCAAGTCGCGGATGCAGCGGCTCGCCGACCTCACCAATCTGAACCTTGACACCTTCCAGGGCCGCGCCGAATTGTGGGCGATGTTGGCCGCGATTGACCTGGGCGATGCGGGCTCGTAGCGCCGCCAAAAACCACCGCCCGAAAAATGTAACTTCCAACTTTCAGGTTTTCGCATGTAGCCTACGAACGAATCTCGGCGGCGTCGCCGGTCATTTTCGAGCAGCGAGGAGCCTCTCATGAAGACCTTCCAATTGATCAATCCCTACACTGGCGAAGAGGGCACAGCGCACCCCGCTGCCACCGACGAAATGATCGAGCAGATCGTCGCCGCCGCGCACTCCGAATACAACGGGGGAATGAACCGTGATCAGGTAAAAGAGCGTGCCGCGATCGTCACTCGCATCGCGGATTTGCTCGCCGAACGTGCCGCCGAATTTGGCGAGATTATCGTTCGCGAAATGGGCAAGCCGCTCGCTCAAGCTGTAGGAGAAGTTGAGTTCTCGGCCGACATTTTTCGCTACTTCGCCGACAACGCTGAAGCGTTCCTCGCCGACGAGCAAATCCCGGCCGGCGCTGGCACAGCATGGATCCGCAAGAGCCCCATCGGCCCCATCTTGGGCATCATGCCGTGGAACTTTCCGATCTACCAAATCGCCCGTTTCGCTGGCCCAAGCATCGTGCTCGGCAACCCCGTTTTGGTGAAGCCAGCCCAGCAGTGCCCCGAGTCGTCCGCCATGCTTGAAGCGCTCATTCACGAAGCCGGTTTGCCGGTAGGCGGCTACCAAAATGTGCTCGCCGACAATGATCAAATCGCGAAGCTTGTTGAAGACCCCCGCATCCAAGGAATCTCCCTCACGGGCTCCGAGCGTGCCGGTGCAATCGTCGGTGCCGCCGCCGGTGCCAACCTCAAGAAGAGCGTGCTCGAATTGGGCGGTTCAGACCCGTTCATCCTGATGTCGACTGACGACATGGATGCCACGGTGGAGGCAGCAGTTGCGGCTCGCATCGACAACAACGGCCAGGCCTGCAACGGAGCCAAGCGTTTCGTCATCATCGACTCGCTTTACGAAGAATTCGCGGAAAAGTTCAGTGCAGCGATGGGTGCCATCACGGTCGGTGACCCCATGGAAGAGAGCACCGAGCTCGGCCCGCTCTGCTCGGTGGATGCCGCCAAGAACTTGGAAGAACAGGTTGCCGAAGCAGTCGCTGCTGGCGCCACTCTGCGGGTCGGAACCGGCAAGCGCGATGGCACCAAGTTTGCCCCAGCAGTGCTCGAGAACATCAGCCCGGAGAACCCCGCCTACACGGTGGAGTTCTTCGGTCCGGTTGCCCAGCTGCACCGCGTGGCCAGCGAAGAAGAGGCCATCGAGCTGGCTAACGCCACGCCGTTCGGTCTTGGTTCGTACGTCTTCACGACGGATGCCGCCCAAGCTGACCGCATCGCTGATGGCATCGACGCTGGCATGGTCTACATCAACGAGGTTGGCGCGGATGCTCCCGAGCTGCCATTCGGTGGAGTCAAGAACTCCGGCACCGGTCGCGA
Coding sequences:
- a CDS encoding PucR family transcriptional regulator; protein product: MPTPLTDVIATERLALRPLTAADTFERTVTWVHNSDLDDPTPFVTEGQLLLTTGRQFVDTADPDAVPDFDSYVARLVSAGVAAIGFGTEVITHGVPAGLVAACSAAGLPLFEVPYRIPFIAISRLVADNEAEQARAGFDRALAAQNDIASAAVGKGRLPAAAARAAEHLDCGVWIFDADGELVSDRSEPQRGGKSSVKAARATADRATASPAAASRTVDAAPAIRRSVTTLLGRARRARVVEQLSGEHRVVQTLGPSGRLCGAIAWSRDTEFGALDNSVMTVLAALAEVSLEQTENLRVGHRAILEQLFQLLKDGRVDSVRRAVRVAGIDLPAERFAVAALELSQTTASVRDVLERRAARAESTFFAVADGRHLLVLIDASQLRAEKRFFAANELTVGLSAVLGWSELTVAITQAVRSLEAAPAAAITEFDSLVGESFFGLLASSSVADIAHARLASVIESADGLALLRAAQVWLRHNGQWDPAARELGIHRHGLKSRMQRLADLTNLNLDTFQGRAELWAMLAAIDLGDAGS
- a CDS encoding NAD-dependent succinate-semialdehyde dehydrogenase, giving the protein MKTFQLINPYTGEEGTAHPAATDEMIEQIVAAAHSEYNGGMNRDQVKERAAIVTRIADLLAERAAEFGEIIVREMGKPLAQAVGEVEFSADIFRYFADNAEAFLADEQIPAGAGTAWIRKSPIGPILGIMPWNFPIYQIARFAGPSIVLGNPVLVKPAQQCPESSAMLEALIHEAGLPVGGYQNVLADNDQIAKLVEDPRIQGISLTGSERAGAIVGAAAGANLKKSVLELGGSDPFILMSTDDMDATVEAAVAARIDNNGQACNGAKRFVIIDSLYEEFAEKFSAAMGAITVGDPMEESTELGPLCSVDAAKNLEEQVAEAVAAGATLRVGTGKRDGTKFAPAVLENISPENPAYTVEFFGPVAQLHRVASEEEAIELANATPFGLGSYVFTTDAAQADRIADGIDAGMVYINEVGADAPELPFGGVKNSGTGRELGSHGIDEFMNRKLVKRP